The genome window AATTTGATAGTTATCGAATTGTAATAAATTGAATGCTTTACGTAAAAAAGATCGATCAAATAGAAAATCTGTAGATTTGAAATCTATATCTAAGTCTTATGGAAATGTGACATCCTCAAATGAAACTAAAAATCTAAAACGCCAATCGATGATCTTTCAAGCATTGGCAAATCCAAATCGATTACAATTATTTTTGGAAATCCTTCGAAACAAAGAAAGAAAAGTTAATGCAACGGGTAAATGTTATCTTTCAGATATTGTTCGTGGTATATCAATTGGGTCGCCCACTATCTCACACCATGTCAGGGAATTATCCCAGGCTGGCTTGATCACAACGGAACGGGATGGAAAACAATTGGTTTGCATGTTGAATATGGAAACAATTCAAGAAATTGGAGAAGTTTTAGGTCTTGAAGTGAAAAAAAGAAAATAGGAAAGTTGAAATGCTTGCTTTGATTTGTTAAACCTTACAGTCTACAGTCTACAGTTGAATAGATTAAAAATAAAATATTAATTGAGATTTTCTCTAATAATAAATGATTCTTAATAATGAAGGAAATTGAACTCACTTTTTAATAATAATTGACTATTCCAAATACACTCTAACTCTCAAATTTTCTCCTAAATCTCCATCCAATTCATCTTCTATCCACTCGAAAAGCATCATCGGTTTGTAAGAATTCACTCTAGCCTTTCGAATGATCTCTGGAATAGAAATACCACGACCAGAAATCTTGGACAAAATGTTCGTATCCATAATTTCATCGAGTCTTTCTATCATATTTCTATGAAATTCCAATTGAACTGTCAGTATTTTATTTTTGTAAACTTCGATTCGAAGAAATTTTGCTATCGATTCTTCTTCCATCAAATCAAAGTTTGTATCATGATTTGTTTCAGTATTCTCGTGAACATTTGCGTCAATTCTTAGTTTCAAATTTGCGGTGATCTTGATTTTAAATTCTCTGATTTCTTCACTCAGTTCCTGTTCCATTCTCTCCAAACTTGGACGTACCCAAACTTTACCGGAAGTCATTGCGCTCCAATGGAAAAAGCCCATAAAAGCGCGTATTACAGGAAATATTTCTGGTGTGGCTGCAAGCATGAATTGAAATCTACGGGCTCCAAGAATATCAGAACATCTTTCTACTCGTTTCCATTTACTTAGATCATACGGTGATAGCTCCAAAAATGGTTCCAATACAACCGAGAGATACGCTTTCAAGCTCGATTGGATTGGTAGAAGCGTATCAGATCTAAATCCAATTTGTTCTAATAATTTGGTATCATTTAGTTCGTGATCATTTTGGTTTTTAATCAAAAGTAGTAACGCAATACGCTGATCCAAATTGAATTGATAAACAGATCCAAAATCATAAACTACCAATTGCAATTGATTCGCTCGTTTGCGAATACCGAAATTGCCCGAATTCGGATCTGTATGAACCATTCCTAATCTGAAAATTGATTCAAAATAAAAATCTTTAAAAAAATTCGCAATTTGTTCTCGCTCATTTAAAGTAGCTGTCTGTAAAAAAATCTCAATCGGAGTAGAATCTTCCCATTCTTGTACAAGAATTGATTCATTAGAATACTCTAAAATTGTGTTGGGAATGACTATATTTCGATTTTTCTCAAAAAACTCTCTAAAATGATTTTGATTAGTCAATTCAGTCGAATAATCAAGCTCTTCTCTTAGGGCTGAGCCAATGAATTTTTTATATCCATTCGAATCAAAGCCCTCCTGAAAACCAGCAAACATAGAAGCCGCCAGATCAAGTAACCCTGTGTCTTGATCCAATTGATTTTCTATATTGGGATACTGAATTTTTACGGCAAAAGAATATCCATTATTCAAAGTTATACGATTTACTTGACCGATACTTGCAGGACATTTTTCTATTTTCATATCCAAATTGATTTTTGAATACAGAATTGGAGAAAGTTTATCGATTGTTTGGAGAACTAAATCATTCTCTAGCTCAGGAAGATTAGAGACTGCCTCTTTCCAAAGTGCTCCCTCCGAACCAATCAAACTCGCCTTAATCTGAGCAAATTTTGTAGGCAAACCTCGCATAGCTGCCAAAGATTGAATTGCTTTTTGCCTGGAATGTTCTGTACCAAATGTAGACGATAAAGAATAAATTCCAGTTTTGGCAGCTCGAACCAGATTCGTTAGATTAAGATTCATTGCTTCTATTTCGGATAGAGGTAACTCAAAATTCTTCTAAATATATTTCTACTCTTACGATACTCGCTTAAGAACTGAATTGTAAATTCCCTTCCCTGTCCAATCAGGAATTCTTTGACATCATGTGATAAATCAAAATCCACGAATGACACTGCACCCGTGTCAATATCTACAGTTCGATTGTAATATTCAGGAGTTCTGCGAATCATTTCTGATTGAGAATCTGCGATTGTGTCCACCAAACTTTTGACCCATTCTCGAACGCTTCCGTAATCTAAGTCTTTGGAAGTGGATACCATCTCAGATTTTCTAAATTTGAATCCAAGTGTCAACGGGTTCGTGCCTTCGGAATCAAAAGTCATGATCGGATAATTCAATAATGCGCCACCGTCAACATAAATATGATTATTTGGTATCTCGTTAGAAAACTTGAATGCTTGAAAAAAGGCAGGAATCGCCATGGAGGCACAAACTGCTTCAGCTACAATAACGTTAGGTGTATGTGTGTAACTAAATTCTACAGATTTCTTTTCATTCAAATCTGTCGCAAAAACGTGGAGGTCACGTCCACCTTTATTATGTAAGTCGATAAAAGTTTCATCCCCGGTCCACTCTGCATGAGGATGAAAATTTGATCCAGATTTGATGATCAATTCTTTCGTCCAAGACAAGAATGGATTGGTACGAAACCATCCATACATTTTGGTGAATTCAAGAGGTCTCGCCTCCGATACAAAACTCTCAAAATTTGTATCTTTTAAGATTGTTTGAATCTCAGACGAATTGTAACGAAGAGCGAGAGCCAATGCACAGATAGCACCCGCGCTTGTTCCTGCAACTCTTTGAATCGATGGAAGAATGGACTCTTCTTCTAGAACTTGAATAGCACCAGAATAGGCAATTCCTAAAACTCCACCACCTTGAAAGACTAAATTTTCAAAATTATAAATCAATGATTTCTCCAATTTAAATTATAAAATGAAGATGCAGACGATCAAGTATAAAACTTTAGTCGTTGTCTTGGTTTGTAAATTCGATGGAATTAGGAACTAATCCATCATAGTCAGGGTCTGCACTACTTGTGGGAAGAAAAACTATCCTGAAATTTTGATTCCCGTCCAACAATTCATCATCCACACCTTCCACTGCAATTGTCTGATTGCTATTCCAATTGGATGTAGTTCTCGTAAATGTTCGAACAACATTAGGGATTGGGAAACTACCATTTACACTACCAGTGATTGATTTGCCTTCTGATTCATTATCAATATAATAATAAAAGTTTACAGTGCTAGCCGGTGGCGAATTCAGACGAATGGTTGAAGAAGCTCTAAGTCCCCATTCACCGGTCAATCCACTTGCCGTTCCAACCGTAAACCCTGGACTCGTATTTCGAATAAATACTGTTAGTGTAGCTCCAGGAGAAAACTTGGGATCTGCGCTTATATTGGATCCACCAACAACAATTCCGTAGTTTACAATATTCGTATTTAGATCATCTAAAGCCGTCAACATTACATCCTGTGGAACATTCCAATTTGTTGAGTCAAATACCAAAACAGATTTATCTAAAGTAGATTGAGATGGGTTATTGGATACAAGTGGGATAGTTACGGAGTGTTCAGGAATTGCCCTAAGTCTTAGACTGAAACTTACAGAATTTTTTAATCCAGGTTTTCTAGTAGTTATAAATGGATTCGAGCTTGAGTTACTTGGACTAACGATATATCCATTATTATCATTATCATTATTTCGAAAATTATACGGATTGATCGGTAGTAGATGATAGTCTAGATCAGCACTCTCAACAGAGAATACCAGTTGGTAATTCACATTACCATCAATGATCGAGTCATCTTGTCCAATAATTTCCACTACTTTCAAATCATTCCAATCACTTGGTGTAAAAACAATAGAATTAAAATTTGGGATTCCTTCCGATGGGTTCGTTGAAGAAATATGAATGGTTACATTGCTCGTCGGAACTTTACCTAATGTAAATTCCAAAAATATTTTGCCACCAGCCTCTGAAGTCACATAAATACTAGGAGATGTTGGATGAATAATATTTACTAAACGAAAAGTATCCCAGCTCCTAACATTAAAAACTCCATTATCAGAAGTTGACCCATTTCTATCAGTAAAAGCAAAATCTGAGTAATCGGAAGATCCCAATGGGTAATATCGATTGAGACCAGAATTCCATGCACCTAGCCGCAACCCAACAAGCCTTGATGCTGTTGAATCCAAAATTCCATCTTCAATTCCTGCAACAGTAATTACTTGTGGTACGTTCCAATCACTGGGTGTAAATTCTATGCTTGCAGGGCTCACAGTCATTTCCGACAAAAGTAGAGATGAAATTGGAATCACTACATTTCCAGTTGGCTTAGAATTGAGTCGAATTGTAAAACTATCTGTTCTTCCCGAATCGGTGACCATCATATTAATACTGTTATATGTAGGTATGGTGATATATCCTCGCGTATCACTATTTTGGTTCGTAACTGAAACGCTTGCAACACTAAGACCGTCATATAGCGGATCTAAACTTTCCAAATTGGAAAAGTCAATAGAATACAATTGATTGGAATCTTGAATATAGTCACGAACGGATTGAATTGATATATCCCTGGGAACATTCCAATCTGTAGGAGAGAATTCTATAACTGCAGGAGTAACAGTTCCTTCTTCCAAATTACTCGAGATAATTAATGGGAATCGAACATTGGAAGTTGGTTTTGTCTTCAATCTGATTTGGAATTTCACAGCTGTACTCGAACTCTCGATTGTCGTAATACTGTTAGCCCCGTAAAATAAAACTCCTGGAGTATCATCATCTAAATTCGTAATTCCAAGCGATGAGACAATTAGATTATTATAATTTGTATCCGCACTTGTTATGCTATCAAATTGGATTTGATAAAGAATATCTCCATCTATTAGAGAATCATTTACGCTTAGAACCGGAACATTTCGAAAGCTATTCCAATTCGCCGGGGTAAATGTAAAGCTCGAGACGGGTAAAGTTCCTTCTGATATGTCACTCGAACTCAAATTTATTGTTACATTTGAAGTTGGTTTAGAACGAAGCTTCATTCGAAAAATTAGGTTTGTTCCATCCTCACTGGTTGTCATTCCGGTATGATTTTGAAAAACAAGTCCAGCTACATCATTGTCTAGATTTGTAAAATTTATATTAATTGGTAACAATGATGAATAATTGGAATCCAATGATGTTGGCGTGTCCAATTGAATAGAAAATAACTTATCGCCATCGATATCATCTTCGTCCCAACCCGTAACGATGAGATTCTGTTCAACATTCCAATTCGCCGATGTAAAAACCAAGGACGAAATTGAAGGTCTACCTTCGCTTGGATTCAAACTAAAAACGGGAATTGTAACGGTATGAGTAGGTTGTGAGGATAGACGAACTTTAAAATCAATAGTAGTTCCAGATTCAGACAGAATGTACGGAGCCGTTGCCGAAGTAGTAACAACAATTGATGCAGTATCATTGTCAGTATTGATACCATTTGCAATCCCAGAATACAAATCTTGATAAAGGAGATCACCACTTGACGAAGGTCCAAGTTGAATTGTAAAAGATTGGTTACCGTCTTGACTAATATCATCTTGCCCAGTCAGCAATATATTCTGAGGTGTATTCCAATTGCTCGGCGTAAAACTGACGCTTGCGACTCCTGCCATAACTTCACTCGGATTGGAATTGTTAAGAGGTATTGTGACATTTGAGAGAGGTTTACTATTGAGTACAACTTGAACCATCGTCGTAGATCCTGACTCCGAAGTAACGAGTCCATTTACAGGCGAGATCGTAATACCGACCGTATCAATATCTGTATTGGTGACAAAAACTTCTCCACCATTGATCGCCTGAAAATTGGGATCTAAAGAAATGGAAGCACCTAGATTCAGAATCACTTCCTGATTTCCATCTTGAATATCATCCGCAATACCTGTTACTTCAAGATTCTGATCGATATCCCAATTGGATGGTGTAAAAAGAAAAAAGGATTGAGATAACGTAATTTCTCCAGTTTTCGACAAAACTAAATCACTAAAAGTTACAGATTGTTCAGGCTTTGCAGATAACCGTAATTTGATGATCTTTTTCGTTCCTGACTCAGATACCAAATTTCCAGTCCTATCAGTGACTATCAATTGAGGCGTTATGGTATTGGGAAAAATGGGAATGGTTTCCGTCTCAGGATCCAATATCGAATTAGGATCATCCGAACTTACTGGATTATCTTGAGGCTGTTCTCCAGATCCAGGCAATGGAAATAGCATCATAGCAGAACTTGCACTGGATTGAAGTCCGCTGATAACAGCTGTAAACCCAGGCCAAGCCATGCAACCAGGAAGAAAAACCTGAATACCGATTATAGATAAAGCAATTCTAAAAAATTTTAGATAGCCTTGAATTTTTCTAAATCGGGAACACATGTTATTCTATTCGACGCACGGTACCCGAATATAACACAAGCCTAAAATATTTTATAAATATGTACTATTAGTACTTCGATCCAATTGCATTAAAATGTTCGAAAAGTCAATAAATTTCAATGATTATTGTCTCATTAGAAGTGAATCAGAAATTTTATTTGGTAGAGACTGAAAGATAATCCATTTTTTTTAAAAAATCAACTTTCAGTTCTTATAGAAATAACTTATTTCACATAATCACCTAACGTTTCAGAACTGATTCTTCAAATTTTGCACGACTCGTGCAAAATTCAAATCGAAAACTCTTTCCTTCAATCGGTGTCGGTCGTGACTAAATAAACTTGCTTTTTCTGGTAATTTGAGATTCCAATTAGGTATGGCTAAGGAATTGGCGAATTTTTATATCAGTGCCAACCAGTGGTATGAAGAGGGTTTCAGAGTATACGAGAATGGGCGGGTAGTCTTATATTGGGAGACCGACATGATGCTGGCAGTGGAGAAAGCAGCCCATGGACGTGGTGGGAATTTTTAAAAGAATACGAAAACTCTGACCTGGCAGGCTACAAAGAAACAGCTGATTACCTCCGCAAATTGAAAACGCAGGGCATTAATCCTTTAAATAATAATAATAAATAGTATAAAAGCCAATTAGGCTGAATGAAGAATTCAAATTTTCCCACAAATTTCTCAAAGATCGCGGACAGATCGATTAGGAAGTTACTCAAGTTGATGGCCAGGGCTTAAGCCCTGTTCTCCAGTTCCCCGATCTACTATCTCAACGAACCGCAAAATCAAGAAGTTCACATTTATATCACATTACAATTAGTATTTACAAATTCAATTTATGTAGTTTGTGAAAAGCGTCCGCTATCCGAATATAATTTCAAAAAACCCAACAATACAACGGGTTCAATCAAAGAATTCCGTTCTCCTTAAGCTGACTTTCCGAAAGACCAGTTACTCTTAATATTACAGACAGATCGATTCCCTCTTCTCGCATCAATCGGGCATCTTCTAATTTACCTTTCTCGATTCCCAATCTTTCACCTTCTAATTTTCCTTTAATTTCTCCCCTTTCATACGTTGCGGCAAGATCATAGGCATAGTCTCTGTCTGTTCTAATCTTCTCTTCAAGCTTCTGTCTTTTTTCTGGATCTGTAGAGTAGTATTCTAATATCTTAAAGGCATTCTCTAGATTCGGGGCCTTGTCTATAACGATCTTCATCTCGCTCTCCTCTATCTTAGCTGAATTCTTGAATAAATAAATCCAGTAATCTAGCTCAGTTTCTAATTCTTCTAAATGCTTGAGAAACTTCGGCAATTCAAGAAAAACAATTTCCAAGTCATCCGTCAATCTAAGTTCTGGATTCTTCTCTTCCCTTAGACTGTACTTACTGAAGTAATCTGAAGATGGAAATAATTCAAAATCAACCAAATTTATTTGATAAACGGCTCTTAATTCTGAGTAGCCATCTCCCTCTTTTAATTGATCACGAATCATTCCAGCGAGATAAAATATTGACCTCTTTATAAATACGCCTTGAAAACCAACTTGGACTTCAACCTGAAATTCACGACCTTCTGTGTCCTTAGCACGGATGTCCAGAATGGATCTCTTATCCTTGGAGAAACTTGTTGGAATTTCAGGATTGAGGATGATAAGCTCTTCGATTTCTCTTTTTCTTTCAGGAAAAAGTATGCAATTAATCAGTGATATTAATAATTTTGGGTCTTTCGTGAACACTGATTTGAATACTAAATCATTGGTTAATGGAAAGAATTTCATACTAATTCTATCCTCTCTTCCCATCCAGAGACTAGGATATGAACATAAATATTAATGTGATTGATGTTAGCCACAGTAAGTTGTTTCTAAGAAACATAGATAAATGAATTTAAAATGAAAATTTTTAATTTTTACTGCATCTATTGAATGAATCGTATAAACTAAAACAAAATTCTTCGTGCCTGTCTTCCTCGCATCCATTGGCAAACTCGGTATGTCTACCCATCATCCAGCACCATTCTCCAATTAAAATAGAGGAAATTTTAATAATACATTTAACAAAGATAATGGTGCTGGAGCTGGTGATGGACCAAAGTCACTGTGGAGGCAGGCACTCCGACCGAGGGTTTAAGAGATCCCCTGTTAATTTATGTGATTTTAATTTATAATATAGCAAAAATGGACAGGCTAACTATATATATTCCTCTAACAACAGTGGCTTTCTCTCTCGAACACCTTCCTCCGTGCTCTTCGTGTCTTCGCCTGCCCATCACCACTTTCTGAAAGAAATGGTGATGTGGTGTAAAAATTCTTCGTGCCTGCCTTCCTCGCGCCCGGTGGCTGCACAATTACATTCCGCGCGACTCGCTTCGCGACAGCTCGCTTACGGATGCAAGTGCTCCGCTTGGGTTTTATAGATCTCTTGTTAATCTATGCGACTTTAATTTACAATATAGCTAAAAGAGATAGGTTAACTATTCAACTTTTCCCGCTGCAGACGGACAGATTTTACGCAGTCCGCAGCCATCACAGAGTGGTCGTCTTGCAATGCAGGTTTTCCTTCCGTGAAAAATAAGATAGAGGGATAGATGATTCCAATATTTTTTTGGAACCTTTTCAAGAATTTCTCTTTCGATGCGAATGGGATCTTTGTATTTTGTAAGACCCAATTTGTAGGCGATCCTTTTTACATGGGTATCAACAACAAAACCTTCAATTATGTCATGAACTTCACCTAATACAACGTTAGCTGTCTTTCGGCCAAAACCCGGAAGCTCCAACATTTCTTCCATCGTTCGAGGAAGATTGCTGTTAAACTTTTCAATCAACATTTGGGCAAAACCCTGAATGGACTTTGCTTTATTGCGATAGAAACCTGTAGAGAATACATAAGGCTCGATATCTTTTGGTTTCGCTGAAGCAAAAGACTGTAAGGTCGGAAAAGCTTCAAACAAAGCAGGTGTTACTTGATTCACTCGCTCGTCAGTACATTGAGCAGATAGAATAACCGCGATAGCAAGTTCATAGTCCTTAGAATAAGTTAAGGGCGTAGATACAGAACCGAACTCTTTGGATAAGAATTCGTAGATTTTTTTTATATGAGAAGGATAATTAGAAATCTGCTCCCAAGGCTCCAATTCATTCTTGGAAACTTTGGACGCAGATCTATGATTGTGTTGAGTTTTTATTTCTTATTTGAACTTTTAGTCTGGATGCCAACATGTCTCTTAGGCGCGATCGCTTGTAGGTCGCCCCCTTGGTCCTTGATTGCAGCCTTAAGTCCCTTTTTCTTTAGAGTTCTTAGAGCTCTAGTGGATAATTTCACTCGAACAAAACGGTTTTCGTCTTCCAAGAAAATTCTCTTGGACACAACATTCACTTTCCAATTTCTTCTAGTTTTCTTATGGGAGTGGGATACATTGTTCCCTGCTCGGGTTCCTCTCCCAGTGACTACACAATTTCTGGCCATAATTTCCTCAGTTCCTCCAATTTTTCGGTAATAACTTGTGGGTCAATTAAAACTGAATATTTTCCTTCAAGAAACCCACTGCGTCATCCACAGTATCAGAAAAATGGAATAGCTTCAGATCTTCTTCTTCGATAAGACCATTTTTTACAAGATAAGGAAAATTTATAACCGATCGCCAGAATTCGGAATTGTAGAGAACAACAGGAATTTTGTCTCGTTTCTTGGTCTGAATCAGAGTCAATGTCTCAAATACTTCGTCCAAAGTTCCAAAACCACCTGGAAAAGCAACAAGCCCCCTGCACATTTTGACAAACCAGTATTTGCGCATAAAAAAATATCGAAAGCTAAAAGACATATCCGGATTCGCAAACGCGTTGGTCTCTTGTTCATAAGGAAGAGAAATATTAAAAGCAAGACTCAGTCCGCCAGCTTCTTTGGCACCTCTATTGCCAGCTTCCATGATTCCAGGTCCGCCACCTGTGCACACAACGAGCTTGTGTTCAGCACTTCCATTGCTTAGAACATTGCCCCATTTTGTGATTTGATTCGCAAACTCTCTCGCATCTTCATAAGATTGGATTAAAGCAGCTTTATTTTCTAGTTTCTGAATTTTGCTTGTGTTACCAGATTCTTGTGCCTCAGCAAATTCCTTCTGCCAATTCTCTCGACTGGGAATCCGAGCCGATCCAAATAAAACGATTGTGTCCGTTATCCTTTGTTTTTCCAATTGGATTTTGGGATATATCCATTCACTTAGAATGCGAATGGGAAAAGCCGGATCAGAATTTATAAATTCCAAATTTTCGAAGGAAACTTGAGTCATGCCTTACCAAGAAATTCCGATGCGGATTTTTAGAGTAGGAAAAAAGCCCAAGGCTCGCAAGCCTTGAGCCAGTGTGAGGATAAGATTCAAATGAATTTGAGAACCTTGTTAATCATTTAGACACCTATATGGATGAAAATCAATCAAAAAATACACTCTTTGCTGAATTTTTAACCAATTTCATTCTATTCCCGCAAAGGATTGTTCGTTTTTTAACCAAAAAGTCGAATATTTCCATCAGTTTAAACGGTCCATTGATGAAATTCCATCCACAGGAATTGAAACGCCTTTGGCAAGAATTTGAGACATCTTCCTATACCAAGAAACCCAGTTTATTTTTGAGAACCCTATTTAAAGCGGAGGAATCAATATCTTTCGATTGGGAAAACATGGGTTTAAGTCGCATTTATTGGAAGAAAGAATGGAAAGCTCAATCTTATGCTTATTCAATTTTGCTAAGAATTGCTACTCTGTATTTTCATTCTGAGAGAACATGGATGCTGACATTTCTTGAGGAATTTTCGTTTTTTGTTGAAGGAAGAGAACGTTGGAATACTTATCTGAGTTTTCGAGAAACCAAAAAAACTCCACTTCCTGCTGACCATTTTGA of Leptospira sp. GIMC2001 contains these proteins:
- a CDS encoding Rpn family recombination-promoting nuclease/putative transposase, whose translation is MSMKFFPLTNDLVFKSVFTKDPKLLISLINCILFPERKREIEELIILNPEIPTSFSKDKRSILDIRAKDTEGREFQVEVQVGFQGVFIKRSIFYLAGMIRDQLKEGDGYSELRAVYQINLVDFELFPSSDYFSKYSLREEKNPELRLTDDLEIVFLELPKFLKHLEELETELDYWIYLFKNSAKIEESEMKIVIDKAPNLENAFKILEYYSTDPEKRQKLEEKIRTDRDYAYDLAATYERGEIKGKLEGERLGIEKGKLEDARLMREEGIDLSVILRVTGLSESQLKENGIL
- the nth gene encoding endonuclease III, giving the protein MEPWEQISNYPSHIKKIYEFLSKEFGSVSTPLTYSKDYELAIAVILSAQCTDERVNQVTPALFEAFPTLQSFASAKPKDIEPYVFSTGFYRNKAKSIQGFAQMLIEKFNSNLPRTMEEMLELPGFGRKTANVVLGEVHDIIEGFVVDTHVKRIAYKLGLTKYKDPIRIEREILEKVPKKYWNHLSLYLIFHGRKTCIARRPLCDGCGLRKICPSAAGKVE
- a CDS encoding AarF/UbiB family protein, producing MNLNLTNLVRAAKTGIYSLSSTFGTEHSRQKAIQSLAAMRGLPTKFAQIKASLIGSEGALWKEAVSNLPELENDLVLQTIDKLSPILYSKINLDMKIEKCPASIGQVNRITLNNGYSFAVKIQYPNIENQLDQDTGLLDLAASMFAGFQEGFDSNGYKKFIGSALREELDYSTELTNQNHFREFFEKNRNIVIPNTILEYSNESILVQEWEDSTPIEIFLQTATLNEREQIANFFKDFYFESIFRLGMVHTDPNSGNFGIRKRANQLQLVVYDFGSVYQFNLDQRIALLLLIKNQNDHELNDTKLLEQIGFRSDTLLPIQSSLKAYLSVVLEPFLELSPYDLSKWKRVERCSDILGARRFQFMLAATPEIFPVIRAFMGFFHWSAMTSGKVWVRPSLERMEQELSEEIREFKIKITANLKLRIDANVHENTETNHDTNFDLMEEESIAKFLRIEVYKNKILTVQLEFHRNMIERLDEIMDTNILSKISGRGISIPEIIRKARVNSYKPMMLFEWIEDELDGDLGENLRVRVYLE
- the rpmB gene encoding 50S ribosomal protein L28, with the translated sequence MARNCVVTGRGTRAGNNVSHSHKKTRRNWKVNVVSKRIFLEDENRFVRVKLSTRALRTLKKKGLKAAIKDQGGDLQAIAPKRHVGIQTKSSNKK
- a CDS encoding ArsR/SmtB family transcription factor, giving the protein MNALRKKDRSNRKSVDLKSISKSYGNVTSSNETKNLKRQSMIFQALANPNRLQLFLEILRNKERKVNATGKCYLSDIVRGISIGSPTISHHVRELSQAGLITTERDGKQLVCMLNMETIQEIGEVLGLEVKKRK
- a CDS encoding LOG family protein, producing the protein MTQVSFENLEFINSDPAFPIRILSEWIYPKIQLEKQRITDTIVLFGSARIPSRENWQKEFAEAQESGNTSKIQKLENKAALIQSYEDAREFANQITKWGNVLSNGSAEHKLVVCTGGGPGIMEAGNRGAKEAGGLSLAFNISLPYEQETNAFANPDMSFSFRYFFMRKYWFVKMCRGLVAFPGGFGTLDEVFETLTLIQTKKRDKIPVVLYNSEFWRSVINFPYLVKNGLIEEEDLKLFHFSDTVDDAVGFLKENIQF
- a CDS encoding patatin-like phospholipase family protein, which codes for MIYNFENLVFQGGGVLGIAYSGAIQVLEEESILPSIQRVAGTSAGAICALALALRYNSSEIQTILKDTNFESFVSEARPLEFTKMYGWFRTNPFLSWTKELIIKSGSNFHPHAEWTGDETFIDLHNKGGRDLHVFATDLNEKKSVEFSYTHTPNVIVAEAVCASMAIPAFFQAFKFSNEIPNNHIYVDGGALLNYPIMTFDSEGTNPLTLGFKFRKSEMVSTSKDLDYGSVREWVKSLVDTIADSQSEMIRRTPEYYNRTVDIDTGAVSFVDFDLSHDVKEFLIGQGREFTIQFLSEYRKSRNIFRRILSYLYPK